GAGGACTGGAACCAGAGTCGCGCGGCCAAGGGGCTCGGCGTCCATCGCAACACGCTGATCGCTCGCCTCGGCGCGTGGGGCATCAAGCGGGACCGCTCCGCGACGTCGATCCGGCCCGCGGCAAGGGAAGGCGCCTAGGGCGTGGCGTGATCGCGCGCATCGCTCGTTCCGCACTGGCGATCCTGCTCACACTGTCCGCCCTGCTGCTCGGCGCTGTCGCCGGTGGCGCGCAGACGCAGCTCACGCTGGCCCTGACGCCGTCCCGCGACCCGACCGCGCTGAAGGAAGCGGGCGACGCGTTCGCCCAGGCGATCACCCGGATCTCCGGCGTTCCCGTGAAGGCGATCGTGGCCTCGGACTACGCGGGGGTGATCGAGGCGCTTCGAAGCAAGCGCGTCGACCTGGCCTTCGTCCATCCGGTCGGCTATGTGCTGGCCAACCGCGAGGCCGGCTGTCAGATCCTGGTGCGCGACGTGTGGCAGGGCAAGACCGCCTACACCGCGCGATTCTACGTCCGCAAGGACCGCGGGATCCGGCGCGTGGAGGATCTGCGCGGCAAGACGGTGGCCTTCGTGGATCCCGCGTCGTCGTCCGGCTACATCTATCCGATGGTCCTGCTCATCAAGCAGGGACTCGTGCGGGATCGCGACCCGAAGAGCTTCTTCAAGGACGCGCTCTTCACCGGCACGCACGAGGCCGCGCTGCAGTCCGTGCTGCGCGGCCGGGTGGACGCGGCCGCCTCCTTCGACAAGGCGCCCGAGCTGCACCTCAAGGACCCCGCGCTGATCGCCCAGCTGGGATTCGTGGGCGAGACGCCGGAGATCCCGGAGGCCGGGATCTGCGCGCGACCGGACCTGCCCGCGGACCCGGTGGCCCGGGTCAAGCGCGCGCTGCTGTCCATCAAGTCGCCCGAGTACGCCGCCCTGCTCAAGCAGATCTACGACATCGACGGATTCATCGAGGCCAGCGATCGCGACTACCAGCCGGTGCGCGACGCGATGGCCTTGATGAACTTGAGCCCGCCCAGGTAGGCGCCCGTCTCAGCGCTCCGCATCACGACGGAAGGCGAAGAACGCGGCCCACAGCCGCGCGAGATCGCCGAGCTCGGCGAGGCGCCCGGCCTCCACGTGCGCCACCGCGCCCACGATGGCGACCCGCACGGGACGACCCGCCGCGCGAGCCGCCGCCGCGAGCCGGAGACTCTCGGTGAAGGGGACCGCCGGATCCTCCCGGCCGTGCACGAGCACGAGCGGCGCGCGCAGTCCCGACACCACGCGCGCCGGAGACAGCGCCTCGAGCAGGCCGCGCGTGTGCTCGGGTAGTGCGCCGGCCAGCGCATCGAACGCGGCCGGATCGCGATTGTCCACGAGGCGGCGTCCGGTCTCGCCCACCAGCTCGGCGTTGGCTCGGGAGAACTCGGCGATGGCGTCCTCGAGGACCGGCCGGCGTCCGGTGACGCCGTCGTACGCGTAGGCGCCGGTGAGCGTGTAGCGGAGCAGCTCCATCGCGGAAGCGTAGCCGCCGAGCGCGAGGACCGCCGACACGGCGGGCGCCACGGACGGGTCCGCGGCGGCCAGCAGCGCGGGGCCGGCGCCGAGACTGATGCCGAGCACGGCCACTCGCTCGTAACCGGCGGCGCGGAGCGCCTGCACGCCGGCGCCGACGGCGCCGGCGTCCTCGGGCCGTAGCCGCAGCGCGGTGAGCCCGGTCACCGTCGGCACCGCGACCGCCCAGCCGGCTCGCGCGAGCAGCCGCGCGGCGTCGCGGAGCCGCGCGTCGTCCTTGCCTGCCCGGGACAGGCCGTGCACGAGCACCAGGCCGGGCGGCCGCAGGAGCGCCGGGCATGCGTAGAGATCCACCGCGACCGGTCCACCGGATCCGGTCGAGGCATCCAGCGCGCGCACGGCGGGCTCCGGGCTGATCACGGTCAGCGGGTGCCAGCGTCCCTGGCCGAGGAACTCGAGCAGGAAGGCGCTCGTGAGAATCATCGACGACGCGGTCGTGACGACGGGCAGGGCGAGGACGATGGCCAGGGTGAGCCGGAGCCCGGCACGCAACGGCGATGCGCCCTCGCTCGCGACCGCGGAGCTCACGCGCTCATGATGGCGAAGCCCCCCACCGGGCTGCAACTCTCCCGATTCACCGAGTAAGCGCACGTCGGTTGGCCGCGCGCGGGCTTCTTCGGGCATTTCTCCGCCGGGCCGGCCCGGTCGAGGCAGGATGCCCGCGCCGGGCTCGATGGCGCGCAAGAGTTGCGAGTGATTCCAGCCGGTTAGCCCTTACAGCGCGTGGCATTCCCGATGCTCTCTCCGACCCCGAGGAGGGCCACTGACATGAACGCGATGACCGGACGAGTGCTGATCGTTTTCGCGGTGGCAGTCTGTCTCGTTGCCCTCGGCGGACTCGAGATGCTGACCGAGCGTGCGGGCATGGATCGCGCGGCCGTGTCCACGCTGCGCCTCGGCGTCGTCGAGCGCGACCCGGTCTGGGACACGATCGCGCCGGCAGAGTCTTCCAACCCTGCGCTCGATACC
The Candidatus Methylomirabilota bacterium DNA segment above includes these coding regions:
- a CDS encoding phosphate/phosphite/phosphonate ABC transporter substrate-binding protein, which codes for MIARIARSALAILLTLSALLLGAVAGGAQTQLTLALTPSRDPTALKEAGDAFAQAITRISGVPVKAIVASDYAGVIEALRSKRVDLAFVHPVGYVLANREAGCQILVRDVWQGKTAYTARFYVRKDRGIRRVEDLRGKTVAFVDPASSSGYIYPMVLLIKQGLVRDRDPKSFFKDALFTGTHEAALQSVLRGRVDAAASFDKAPELHLKDPALIAQLGFVGETPEIPEAGICARPDLPADPVARVKRALLSIKSPEYAALLKQIYDIDGFIEASDRDYQPVRDAMALMNLSPPR
- a CDS encoding prolyl oligopeptidase family serine peptidase; its protein translation is MSSAVASEGASPLRAGLRLTLAIVLALPVVTTASSMILTSAFLLEFLGQGRWHPLTVISPEPAVRALDASTGSGGPVAVDLYACPALLRPPGLVLVHGLSRAGKDDARLRDAARLLARAGWAVAVPTVTGLTALRLRPEDAGAVGAGVQALRAAGYERVAVLGISLGAGPALLAAADPSVAPAVSAVLALGGYASAMELLRYTLTGAYAYDGVTGRRPVLEDAIAEFSRANAELVGETGRRLVDNRDPAAFDALAGALPEHTRGLLEALSPARVVSGLRAPLVLVHGREDPAVPFTESLRLAAAARAAGRPVRVAIVGAVAHVEAGRLAELGDLARLWAAFFAFRRDAER